The sequence ACCTCACAATTTAACAATCAGCTCAGGGAAAGAGGATTGGTTGTCTAGGAACCACTTTTCGAGGCTCAGAGTAAAACCTGTCGGGAGACAGAATGTAAAGTCCTTATCCTTGTGCCTTGTCATTCTTTAGGAATAGAGAAAGCACAAGAAATCTGATTTGTTGAGTAATGGGTAAGGTTGGGTAGTTTCTTCCTAGTTTATTGTTTGTACTTGCTAAGGAGAACTCGGCACTGCGGAATGCTCCTCCTACTAGAATGTGTGAAATCAAAGACACTTCCAGTCTCCTTGGTGACCATGTATTCAAGAAGTATAGTCAGCTGCAGCTCCTGATTTGGCACAAGGAGCAGATGCAGCTGCAGATGGAGTCATGATGGAGCATCCATGATGCTGAAGACATTGTGGATAGCACATATACTGAGCTGTTACACCATACGTAAGAGCTACACAGGCAGAAAGTTCTGGGGCAACCACCAGGAAGACTGTGGTCAGGTCATGCACAagtcccctgtggctattccctcACAAACAGATACCGCGTGCTGGATACGGTTGTTGGGGGTGGCCTATCAGGGGAAAGTTTGCAGTGTCGCAACTGGCTCTGCAGCATAGTGCAGGAAGTAAAAGGCTGGCTGGTCTTCAGTGACAGAGGACCCGTTTGTAAGAGGAACTGACAGGCAGTTCTGTGGTGCAGAAAATGGggggatactaaatgagtattttgcatcagcatatactgtggaaaaggatatggaagacatagactgtCGGGaattgatggtgacatcttgcaaaatgtccagattacagaaaaggaagtggtggatgtcttgaaatgcataaaagtggataaatccacaggacctgatcaggtgtaccccagaactctgtgggaagctggagaagtgattgctgggcctcttgctgagatatttgtatcatcgatagtcacaggtgaggtgctggaagactggaagttggctaacgtggtgctactgattaagaagggcggtaaagacaagccagggaactataaactggtgagcttgacgtcagtggcgggcaagttgttggagggaatcctgagggacaggatgtacgtgtatttggaaaggcaaggactgattagggagagtcagcatggacttgtgcgtgggaaatcatgtctcacaaacttgactgagttttttgaagaagtaacaaagaagattgatgaggacagaacataaatgtgatctatatggactacagtaaggcatttgacaaggttccccatgggagactggttagcaagtttagatctcgtggaataaagggaaaactagtcatttggatacagaactggctcaaatgtagaagacatggtggtggagggttgtttttcagactggaggcctgtgaccagtggagtgccacaaggatcggtgctttttgtcctcaactttttgtcatttacataaatgatttggatgtgagcataagaggtacagttagtatgtttgcagacgacaccaaaattggaggtgtgttggacagtgaagagggttacctcagattacaacaggatctggaccagatgggccaatgggctgagaagtggcagatggagtttaattcagataaatgcgaggtgctgcattttgggaaagcaaatcttagcaggacttttatacttaatggtaagggccgagggagtgttgctgaacaaagagaccttggagtgcaggttcatagctccttgaaagtggagtcgcaggtagataggatagtgaagaaggcatttggtctgcTTTCTTTTATCGGTCAaaatgtattgagtacaggagttggcatgacatattgcggctgtacaggacattggttaggctgctgttggaatattgggtgcaattctggtctccttcctatcggaaagatgttgagaaactcaaaagggttcagaaaagatttacaaggatgttggtaggattgGAGAGTTGAGCTCTAggaagaggctaaacaggctggggctgttttccctgaagtgtcagaggctgaggggtgaccttatatgactctataactctctaTGTCCACAAATGGGACTCTCGAACGGGATATTATCCTCCTGGTCAGAGCTCCAGAGTAGCTGCCaggcattctgaagggggagggtgaataacCAGCTGTCGTGGTACatgtttatatataaaaaaaatgaaatgtgGTTCTGTAATACGAATTGAGAGAGTTAGGGAATAGATTAAAAAGGAAGTCATAAAATATCTTTGGCTGaaaggatcaaggaaaatcccaaggctttttataAGTATATTCAGAGCAAGTGCAGCATCTCCTCATAAGCTGCCTCTGCACATAGCTTTAGAAGGTCTGTAATGCTGATTTTTGATCTTacttttcatttttctaattcaTACCTAAGATTTTGTGCCTAGATATCTTTGTTCCTAGGATCATGCCAGATAtggtgactttgtacactttttgCTCTAGTGCCAGTGTATCATGACAGTTTTATGGCACAAAGTGAAATAACCAAATTAAACCAGCCATTGAACTACTGTATTTGCAACACAGTAACATTGTTGAAGGCCTCAACAAGCACCTCAATGGTTCCTAACCAGACGTTTGAATAAGCAATCCCAGACTTTGCAAATAATGAAATTTCAGAAACCAGTTTGTATCTGAAACAAAACACTTCACTATTTATTAAATACACAATAAGTTCAGCAAAGAGAAAATGATCTCTCTGTAATCTAATTAATGTTTACGTTTCAAACCCAAAACATTTGGTTTCAGACCCCATTCATACaaaagacagatagacagacaaacTAACATAAAAGAAATATCATAATTGGCCAGATTGCCGAAACCATTTTCATGTTGCATTGTTTCACAGGTAGGAATGGGGCTGCTTTTTCAAAACACTGATTAGGGTTACCTTCTCAGTTCACCCAGGCAAAAGCAGCAATACTTCTAATGCAACTCCCTACTCTTTGGAATTCTAAATGCCTACGTGACAGATTTGGTACAgagctttcaaatcttcatgctgCCTTTGTTAGGAGCCAAGCTCATCTACACAGCAAATACACAAAATTACTTCAGTTCTGGTTCTGCCCTGATAGTCTGATTGCCTCTTCCTGAGGTCTCAATAGCCATTCAACAACTGCTGTCTGCTTCAACATAGGGCCTCTTCCAGACTTGCTGGAACCAATCCCCAGATACAGACCTTGTTAATAGCCACCTTCTGCTATCTGTTTAAACACAATACCCTTCACTTTGTCTGTTGGAATTCCTTTAACCAAGAATCTGCCTGCAATTAGCCTCCAGGCCTGCCCTCACAAACAGATGCTTGTTGATCTGCTATCTTCCTTTTACCACAAGCTGTCCCAAATTCCACAGTTCATTTTCAGCTCATACTTCCCAATTCACAACTCCAACCAAAACTGGTAAAACAATACAAACAAAAATAATGAGAGTTCTAACATTAGTTACTTCCTTTATTATCTGAGGCTGcatcccatcaggtccaggggacttgTTGGCCTTTTCTCCCACTAGTTTCCCTGGTTCATTTCCTCTTGTGAGAGTTACTGTATTTATTTCCTCCCCTTGGTTATTTTAGAATTTACTGGAATACAGTGGGACCACCTCTTATTTCATactgtccagtgatgtgcaggttagtgtggattggccatgcaaaattgtcctatcgtgtctagggatgtgtaagctaggtgagttagccaatGGAAATGTGGGGATATGAAGCTAGGCTGTATCTGGGATGCTCATCAGGGAGTcaatgtggacctgatgggctgaatggactctttaCACCCTGCAGACATTCTATGATTGATTGTATCTCTTCTCTGCCCCACATTCCAGGATTCAATTTGGTAAACCCTCAATGTGCTGACTTTAAGGTAAGGAAATCCTTCCTCAGCTGAAGTGACTCAAGCTGTAAACTGTCAATACCTCCCAACTGTCATTTGAGGTGACTGACAAATGGCCATAAAATGAAGCACATCTTAAGACTTCCATCATTCTGCTGACATTGGGTCATATCCACGGGGCCCATGCTGTCCTGGGAGTAGAGCAATGTTAACACTGAGGGCTGTGCTGAACACTTAGTGTGAGGGCAGGGAGTCAGACATCAATATCAGGGCTGCTTACTTACTCCCAAACGTTATCCTGCGACCGTCCGACCTGTTGGCACCGACTGTGTTCCCCGCCTCACAGGAGTACACACCCTCCTGTTTGTGAGTGATTCTGTACAAGGTCAGGTCTCTCTCAGATGATTCCAGAGGCTCagtctcctctccctgtctccgttCCCACTTGTACCAGCTGGTTGGGGGGTTGCTGTCGCTGGTGCAGCTCAGAGTGATGTTGTCACCTTCGTATATCGTACTGTCCGATGGAGAGACTGACACCTGCATGTTCCGAGGGGCATCTGACAGAAAGGAACAAgactctcagtgagatatagcaTTACTTGAGCATCCCTCACTAAGGGAGACATTGCAAGGGGTGACATAACAGGAATATCGGTCAGAGATCCCACAGGGCAGATAAATTGACAATTCTTCAATTAAAGGGCTCAGCTTTTAAggaagagaaagggtgagaggtaAAACAGATTAGGGACAGATTGCCAAAGTTCAGGGCTGCGAATGGGAGGGTGAATCGGGAAATACTCAAGAGGCTGAAACTGGAAGGGGTTACAAGGATAAGAGGGGGTGTAGGGAATGGGGATCATtacggagacagagagggatgtaGGGACTGGTGGAGGTCCAGAGTAGGGAGGAGTGTAAGGACCAGTGGagggtacagagacagagaggggtgtcaaGGCTGGAGAATGATACAAGGATAGGGAGAGGTTTTGGgaccagagggagggagagaaatatGGAGGGGGTAGGTACTGGAGAatgttatggagatagggaggagtgtcgggacaggagggggttacagagatagggagcgggtgtaggggctggagggggttacagagatagggagggggtgtaggggctggagggggttacagagagaggaagggggtgatggAGGATGTTGAAAGCCAAGAATGGGAATTTTATAATCGATGTGTCGCTGGACTGGGGAACAATGcaggagagggagtcagaggAGGGTGATTGGGGAAAGGGACTCGTTGTGAATTCACAGACCGGGGGACAGTGAAGTTTTGGATAAATAGCTCTCATGCAGTGAGTagtgacagagaccggggagtTTACATTGGGAAAAGGTCAACCTAGGAATGTCACTCACAGAGCACCTCGATCCTGAAGCTCTTTGAGGTTTGACTTCCAATAATGTTTTCCGCTTCGCAGTAATAATCTCCAGATTCCGTTGGGGTGATGGAGCGTATGGTCAGGATGTTCCCTGTCCCCTTGTTAACGGCTGTGTTCACATTGTCCTTATACCAGGTGTAGCGAGCTCCTGGATTACTCCTGGAGTTACAGGTCAGGGTAACCCGGTCTCcctccttcacctctccctgtggctcactGCGAACAATGGTAACATCTCCAGGACCATCTACAAGAGGAATTACAGCTCGATTCAGGTCAGGGAGAGGAATAAGGCTGTGGAGCATTTTGGAACATTATTCCAAATCCCCTCATAAATGCTGCCTCTGAGCACTGACATTAGTTCAGACAGAGAACACTAGCATTCCTCAGAAATCACATCATggaatatgccattcagcccgtctgctCAGTTCCAGAATTTCTCATTCTCGACTGCATCTTCATCTCTAATGCCTGATGATCTATCCATACTATGAGGACCAAGGAACTGGGCAATAatgtgcagatggtttggatggagctgtttttatcaggtgtgtccaggagagtttccttactcagtacgtagacagaccgacgaggggagaggccattttggatttggtgctcggcaatgagccaggacacgtgtcagatctcgcggtgggaggacactttggtgacagtgaccacaactgcctcacatttaccattgccttggagagggaaatgagcagttaccaagggaagatatttaattagggaaaaggaaattatgacacaaTAAGACAGAATTTggaaagtacagactgggagcaattattccacagaaagggggaagattaagaaaccttggatgacgagaacagaggagcttctcgtcaaaaggaagaaggcagcttctgtaagatggaggaagcaaggatccagcacagctttagaggattacaggcttgctagaaaggagctcagaaatggactatgaagagccaggagggggcacgagaaaggcttggcaggaaggattagggagaattcaaaggcattttactcatacgtgaggaataggagaatgatcagggagaaggtagggctgatcagggatagtggaggaaacTTGTGTGTgcagtctgagcagataggggaagctctgaacgagtcttttttgcttcagttttcacaaaGGAAAGGGATCTTGTTGTGAATAAGaattttgaggagctgggatacaggcttcaCCAgttcaagattgatgaagttggtgtgctgaaaatgttggcaaacatgaagattgataagtccccagggacACCCCAGATTTATCCTCagctgctccaggaagcgagaaaggaggttgctaaaccGCTAGCGAacatctttgcttcctcactctccatgggagttgtACCGGAGggttggaaggaggtgaatgttgttcctcttttcaagaagggtaatagggacatccctggcaattacagaccagtcactcTTACATTTGTGGTCACCAAGGTTtgggaaagaattctgagggataggatttgtgactatttggaaaagcatagcgtgattaaaggcagtcagcatggctttgtgagggacaggtcatgcctcacaaatcttattgaggaggtgacaagacaggttaaTGAAGGTTGAGTAGTGGAtctggtgtacatggacttcagcaaggcatttgataagattccccttCGTAGCTTCATtcaagtagacaggatagtgaaaaaggcgtttgatgtgctttcctttattggtcagtgcattgagtgtcagaggtggaaggtcatgttgcagctgtacaggatattggtgaggccacttgcgGAATACAGTgttgaattctggtctccctgctataggaaagattttctgaaacttgaaagggttcaggaaagatttacatggatgttgctgaGTTGGCGggtctgagttagagggagaggctgaatcagctggggctgttttcccgggagcgtcagaggctgagggaggtttataatatcatgaggggcatggaaaaggTGAATGGCTAAAGTCTTTTTCCCTAGGGCAGggtaatccaaaactagagggcataggtttaaggtgagagggaaaagatataaaatggacctaagggtggaggctggtacagttacaacatttcaaaggcatctggatgagtatatgaagaagaaggatttagagggatatgggccaactactgcaaatggaactagattaatttaggatatctgggtcggcatggaataattgaaccaaagggtctgtttcctgctgtacatctctgtggctcgATGACACTTGCATTCCCATGTATTTTTGTCTGCTTAGCTTCAGGACATTCACTTTTCCTAACCAAGTCACAAGTAGattttgtaaataattgtggtcccagcactgatccctgtgatcctcTCCTTGTTAcaggctgccattctgaaaatgtcCCTCTTATCCCAACTCCCTGTCTTCTCTTCGTTAGGGAGACCTCTATCCGTGCTCATAAACTACCTCCATCACCATGGGCTCTGGTCTTATTAAACAGCCTCATGTGTGGAACCTTGGCAAATACTTTCTGCAAACTCAATATATTACATTCACTCCAAGCCCCTTTATCAATCCTGCTTGTaaactcctcaaagaattctagtaaatttcTGAGTCATGacttccccttcatgaagccatactGTCTCTGCCTAATCACACTGTGTATTTCTAAACAGCCTACTATTACATCCTTTTGAATCCTCTCTAACATTTTCCCAGAAACAAATGTTAAGCTAACACACCAGTGGGAACCTATTTtttctctcctcttttttcaACAAAGGTGTTGCATTAGCAGTTTCCCAATCCACTGGGACTTTTCCTGAATCGATGGATTGCTGGGACATTACCATAAGTACCTCTCTGTAACTAATTCCTTGAATATCctgggatatatcccatcaggatCAGAGGACCTATCAGCTTTTAGTCCCATTAGTATATTTCCTGGTCATTGTAGTGATTTTGCCCATTGGTTATGTCAGAGCTCACTGGAACGCAGTGGGATAGCCTCTCATTCCTGGCAACCCCAGAGAAGATCAGCCTGATGGACTGTATCACTCCTCAGCCCCACGTTCCAGGAATCAAGCAGGAGAACTGCCAACTGTGTAGGGTGAGGAAATCCTTCCTCAGTTAAGGAGACCACAGCAGTAAACCGTGAAAACCTCCCAGTCATCAACTTGAGGGAATTAGCGAATGAGCAATTCCTGAGGCCCTCTTTCATTCTGCCGACATTGGGTAAGGTTTTTCATACATTTGTGGGATATAGGTTTCACTGGCTGGGCCTGGCATTTATTCCTTGTCTCTacttgccccttgagaaggtgggggtgacctgctgcagtccatgtgctgtgggatAGACCCACTATGTCACTTTGGGAGGGTTTTCCAGAATTCTGACCCAGGAAGGAACggccaatatatttccaagtcgggatggtgaggggctcgggGGGAATCTTtcaggggggtggtgttcccatgtatctgctgccccttgtccttctaggtggaagtggccgtgggtttggaaggtgcggcctgaggatctttggtgagtttctgcagtgcatcttgtagctggtacacactgctgttactgagggtcggtgggggagggaggggatggtacacactgctgtaactgagggtcggtgggggggagggaggggatggtacacactgctgttactgagggtcggtggggggagggaggggatggtacacaatgctgttactgagggtcggtggggagagggaggggatggtacacactgctgttactgagcatcggtggggggagggaggggatggtacacactgctgttactgagggtcggtgggggggggggagggaggggatggtacacactgcagttactgagggtcggtggggggaggaaggggatggtacacactgctgttactgagggtcggtgggagggagggaggggaaggtacacactgctgttactgagggtcggtggggggagggaggggatggtacaaactgctgttactgagggtcggtgggggggagggaggggatggtacacactgctgttactgagggtcggtggggggagggaggggatggtacacactgctgttactgagggtcggtgggggggagggaggggatggtacaaactgctgttactgagcgtcggtgcgggagggaggggatggtacacactgctgtaactgagggtcggtgggggggagggaggggaaggtacacactgctgttactgagcgtcggtgggggagggaggggatggtacacactgctgtaacTGAGGGTCGGTggcggggagggaggggatggtacacactgctgttactgagggtcggtggggggagggaggggatggtacacaatgctgttactgagggtcggtggggagagggaggggatggtacacactgctgttactgagcatcggtggggggagggaggggatggtacacactgctgttactgagcatcggtggggggagggaggggatggtacacactgctgttactgagggtcagtggggagagggaggggatggtacacactgctgttactgagcgtcggtggggagagggaggggatggtacacactgctgttactgagggtcggtgggggatggaggggaatgaacacactgcagttactgagggtcggtggggggagggaggggatggtacacactgctgttactgagtgtcgatgggggagggagggaggggatgcttGTGGGTGTGGGGCTAATCCaatgggggctgctttgtccctgggtggtgtcgagcttctcgagtgttgttggagctgcccccatccaggggcaagtgggagtattcccTCGCCCTCCTGCCTtgggccttgtcgatggtgggacaggctttggggggaatcaggaggggagttactcgctgcaggattcgtagcctctgacctggtcttgtagccactgtgtttatgtggtgggtCCAGTTGGGGTTCCCCCAGAATATtgacactggagggattctgtgaGGGACCATACTGTCCTGGGAGTAAAGCAATGTTAACACTGAGGGCTGAGCTGAACACTCAGGGTGAGGGCAGGGGGTCAGAGGTCAATATCAGGGCTGCTTACTTACTCACAACCTCTATCCTGCGACCCTCCGACCTGTTGGCACCGACTGTGTTCCCCGCCTCACAGGAGTACACACCCTCCTGTTTGTGAGTGATTCTGTACAAGGTCAGGTCTCTCTCAGATGATTCCAGAgactcagtctcctctctctgtctccgttcCCACTTGTACCAGCTGGTTGGGGGGTTGCTGTCGCTGGTGCAGCTCAGAGTGATGTTGTCACCTTCGTGTATCGCACTGTCCGATGGAGAGACTGACACCATCACATTCCGAGGGGCATCTGACAGAATGGGACAAGACCCTCAGTGAGAGACAGCATAACTTGAGCATCACTCACTCAGGGAGACATTGCAAGGGGTGACGAAGCAGGAAAATCGGTCACAGATCCCACAGGGCAGATAAATGGACAGTTCTTCAGTCAATGGGGTCAGTTTAtaaggaagagaaagaaaaaaggagGGAAACAGTTTAGGGACAGAATGCCAAACGTCAGAGCCAGAAAGGGAAGAGCGATGGGAAACGGGAAATATTCCAGAGGCggaaactggaggaggttactgagaaaggaagggggtgtaggtgccagagggggttacagagacagggagggggtgtaggggctggagggggttacagagatagggagggggtgtaggggctggagggggttacagagacagggagggggtgtaggggctggaggggttatagagatagggaggggctgtaggggctggagggggttacggaGATAgtggggggtgtaggggcagaaGGGGGTTAAAGAGATGAGCGGggttaggggctggagggggttacagagatagggagggggtgcagtggctgggaggggttacagagatagggaggtgggcGAGGGGCTGGCgggggttacaaagatagggaggcatgtaggggctggaggcggtgtaggggctggagggggttacagaaatagggagggaagCAGGGATGgaaggaggttgcagagatagagAAGGGTGTGGCGCCGGGaggcggttacagagatagggagcgggtgtaggggctggagggggtgacagagatagggagggggtgtaggggctggagggggtgacagagatagggagggggtgtaggggctggagggggttacagagatagggagggggtgtaggggctggagggggttacagagatagggagggggtgtaggggctggaggggtttacagagatagggagcgggtgtcggggctggagggggtaacagagatagggatggggtcTAGtggctggaggggattacagagatagggagggggtgtaggggctggaggggattacagagatagggagggggtgtaggggctggaggggattacagagatagggagggggtgtaggggctggagcgggtgacagagatagagagggggtgatggagggtgttGAAAGCCAAGAATGGGAATGTTACAATCGAGGTGTTGCTGGACTGGGGAATGATgcaggagagggagtgagaggagggtgacTGGGGAAAGGGACTCACTGTGAGTTCAGAGACTGGGGGGGCAGTGAAGTTTTGGATAAATAGCTCTCATGCAGTGAGTagtgacagagaccggggagtTTACATTGGGAAAAGGTCAACCTGGGAATCTCACTCACACAGCACCTCGATCCTGAAGCTCTTTGAAGTTTGTTTTCCAATAATGTTTTCCGCTTTGCAGTAATAATCTCCAGATTCCGTTGGGGTGATGGAGCGTATGGTCAGGATGTTCCCTGTCCCCTTGTTAACTGCTGTGTTCACATTGTCCTTATACCAGGTGTAGCGAGCTCCTGGATTACTCCTGGAGTTACAGGTCAGGGTAACCCGGTCTCcctccttcacctctccctgtggctcactGCGAACAATGGTAACATCTCCAGGACCATCTACAAGAGGAATTACAGCTCGATTCAGGTCAGGGAGAGGGATAACACTGTGGAACATTCACCCAAATCTCCGAATAAATGCTGCCCCTGAGCACTGACATCATTTCACAGAAAGACCACCAGAATTCCTCATAtcctgaaataggccattcatcccctcttCTCCATGCTAGAATTTCTCATTCCCAAGTGCACCTTCCTCTGTAATGCCTGAATATCCAACTGTAGTGTGGAGACCCGGGATCCAaacacagtgctccgagtgtggtctgGGGGCTATTTTCTGGTTACCCCACACCCTCTTTACTTACACTGTACATTAATGTGTTTGGGTGTAGAATCCCGGGAGCTGACAGAATTCCGCGCTCTACAGATGTAGCTACAAGATCCATCAATCCTGGTGGGTTGAATCCTAATCGTGTCGGTATTTTCTCGCAGATTGTTCCGTTGTCTGTTGCACATTTTCCTCCAGCTGTAGGTATGAACCGGGGGGTTGGCTTCACCTCGACACGTTAACGTGATCTCGGTCCCCTCCTTCACTGTATCCTCAGAAATAATCTCCACGTTTCTCGGTCCAtctgttgggagagagagagagagagagagacgtgattCCAAGATTTCAGAATCCCTCACATATCCAGGTCCACAGAAGACAGGGGTCTccgaggggtggggtggggcaacACCAGAAAGATCCCTGATCGGAAATGAAACCAGGAAAAGTGACAAAGAGGCAAAAACGCAATATCTGAATTTGCGTAGCGCCTGCTGAAGAAGATGTTGCATTGAAAAGGGTGAAACAGTAATGTGACTGCAAGTTGCTTCAACAACATCAGGAGAATAGGTCGGTGTCATGAATGTCTGGGAGGaaagaaagagatggagaggTGAAGCGAGGGAATATCTGAGCTCAGGGTCGTAGGCAGCCAATAGCAGAGCCGGTGATGGGATTCAGGCGCTACTCTGGAGGCCAGGActcgaggaggttacagagacaaggagggggtatagggactgaggggaggggttgtaggggctggagggggttacagagagagggaggggatgtacGGCTTGGAGGGAgttagagagatggggagggggtgtaggggctggagggggttacagagatagggagtgggtgtaggagctggaggagggtacagggatagggagggggtgtaggggctggagggggttacagagatagggagggggtgtaggggctggaggaggttacagagatagggaggaggtgtag is a genomic window of Chiloscyllium punctatum isolate Juve2018m unplaced genomic scaffold, sChiPun1.3 scaffold_327, whole genome shotgun sequence containing:
- the LOC140472443 gene encoding B-cell receptor CD22-like, with the translated sequence MKYLGADTDQEILHPAVTSPRSLLMKWFLLLSVFLPSACDKPRNVSISLTEGHKDRLQEGDSVTLQCDVLYSQPAITGYSWYQDGAWLPSARRQTMEIRDISYSQFGEYFCEVRNRIGSGRSEGIELRGQYKPRDFQIAHSVNGDAWRDLTSVNERDTVNISCTSQNSDPAVSGYSWYRLTQNKPVSGQILLFESISKDDSGNYQCEARNNVGTGRSHTINIKVQYAPTSVRITFPPSVRAGVWTSLSCQSDGHPAAVSYRWWKECPHGSMSLCSGRQWRSQCSFYASVEDVGCEITCTAGNTVGEKKSDPIRLDIQYGPRNVEIISEDTVKEGTEITLTCRGEANPPVHTYSWRKMCNRQRNNLRENTDTIRIQPTRIDGSCSYICRARNSVSSRDSTPKHINVQYGPGDVTIVRSEPQGEVKEGDRVTLTCNSRSNPGARYTWYKDNVNTAVNKGTGNILTIRSITPTESGDYYCKAENIIGKQTSKSFRIEVLYAPRNVMVSVSPSDSAIHEGDNITLSCTSDSNPPTSWYKWERRQREETESLESSERDLTLYRITHKQEGVYSCEAGNTVGANRSEGRRIEVVNGPGDVTIVRSEPQGEVKEGDRVTLTCNSRSNPGARYTWYKDNVNTAVNKGTGNILTIRSITPTESGDYYCEAENIIGSQTSKSFRIEVLYAPRNMQVSVSPSDSTIYEGDNITLSCTSDSNPPTSWYKWERRQGEETEPLESSERDLTLYRITHKQEGVYSCEAGNTVGANRSDGRRITFGNSRGESLHVVLILGIRAGIFIVAVVLTVAGVCVCEGQTVKGS